The genomic stretch AGGGTTCGACCTGACGATCACGTTCTGCTTCACGCCTGAATCCAAGGGATTGCGGCCGCACCACACCAGTCCGCCGCAGGATCCGGTCGAATTCGCCGACTTCTGCGCCGCGATGCTGCGGCGCTATGCGTGAGCGCGCTGGTGTCCGCAACGCCGGACGCGTGGCTCGAGCACATGCGCGCGGGACGCTGGGAACATGCCTGGCGCGTGAAGGATGCACAGCTGGAAGCGCGCCGCGACGAACCATGCTGGCATTGGCCGCGCCACGAGCAATACGTGTGGAACGGAGATCCGATCGACGGCCGGCGTGTGCTGGTGCGCTGTTATCACGGGCTCGGCGACACGATCCAGTTCATCCGCTACATGCCGCTGCTGCGCGAGCGTGCGCGCGAAGTCATCGTGTGGGCGCAGCCGAACCTGCTTGCGTTGCTGGCGCGAGTGAACGGTATCGATCGTCTCCTGCCATTGCACGAGGGTGCGCTTGAAGCCGGTTTCGACGTCGACCTCGAGATCATGGAGCTGCCGCATCTGTTCCGCACGACGATCGACTCGATCCCGTCGCGCGTCCCGTACCTGCATGCCTCGCCGCTGCCGATGCCCCACGACCGCAGCCGGGTGGCCGTCGGCCTGGTATGGAAGGCGGGCGACTGGGATGCGAGGCGCTCGATTCCCTACGCGACGGTGCGGCGGCTGTTCGCGGTGGGCGGCATCGACTGGTTCATCCTCCAGCCCGACGCGCGTGAAGCGGGGTGGCCCGGCGATGCGGGGCAATGGCCGGGCGAGCTCAACCTGCTCGATCATGCGCGCGCCCTGCGCGCGATGGACCTGCTGATCACCATCGACTCGATGCCCGCGCACATGGCCGGCGCATTGGGTGTTCCGGTATGGACGCTGCTCACGGACGATCCCGACTGGCGCTGGATGCTCGATCGCGACGACAGCCCGTGGTATCCGACGATGCGTTTGTTCCGGCAGCGCCGCAGCGGCGAGTGGGGCGAGGTGATCGATCGCGTGTCCGCGGAGCTGTCCGGTTTCATCCAGGCCCGAGCCGGTTGACGAGCGCGCCGAGGCGGCCGCGCCGGTACGCGAAGGCGTGGTACACGGTAAGCGCGACGCGCGCCCACACCAGATAGATCGCGCGAATGCGCGTCGCTCGCGCGATACCGAACATGCGATGGCTCCAGCGCGACGTGCCCGCACGCAAGGCGTAGATCCGGCGGCGTTCGGGCGTGGCGGCGTTGGCGTCGGGCGGAACGCGTTTGGGGGGCGCGTCGGAACGCTTCGACAGCCGGTACGAAAGCCCTTCGCGCCGCTGGCGCAAGCCGGCGGCCTGAGTTGCCGCAACGAAGGCGGCGTCCACCTCGTCCAGCGCGATGCGGCCCGCATCGCGGGCGTAGCGCAACATGCCGTCGAGCTCACGCGTGCGCACGACCACCACGTTGTGTCCGCGCCAATCCGAGGAGTACGGCTCGACCCATGCATCGCCGAACGAGATGTCCGCCGTTTCGGCCATCACGTCGTCGCACAGGTTGCACGCGGCGTCCATGAAGAACCCGGCGCCCCAGTCGCCATCCACCAGCGGCCACCAGTCGCGGCCGAGCGTGCGGCCGTCGCGCAGCTGTATCCGCGCGTGATACTGGTTCGCCGCGCGATCCGGGTGCTTGCGGCGGAAGTCGACGTGCCGGATGTCGTCGCCGTTCGCGCCCATCTGCCACGCGAGGCTTTCGGCGAAGCGCGCACTTTTCATATGACCGCAGAACAGGCCCATCGTGTGCACGATGCGTTCGCGAAGCTGCGGATGGCGGCGTCGCATCAGCTGCACCGCTTTCACAAAGCAGGGAATGCCGACGACGGCATAGCGCCCGGGTTCGTCGAGCATGGTGCGCAGGGCAGCCGACATCTCGACGGGGTAATAGCGCGAGCCTGCACCGCGGCGCACGTCGGTTTCGCTGCGCGATAGCCGGTAGTCGAACAGGCGACCGCTCGCTTCGGGGTCCTCGCAGGCGTGCACGTGCGCGACCGCGTCGACGCGACCGCTGCGCAGCAGCTCGCAGGCGACCCAGCTGACGAGTCCGCCTGAACTGCCGCGGTCGCGATAACCGCCTTCAATCGCATGACCGACGTAGGCGGCGACGTACCGGCCCGTCGCCGCGTCGTGCGCTGGCGCGTCAGCAAAGAGGCTGGCGGCGAGTCGATCCTCGTCCGGCACGCAGGAGGCGAACGGACAGGTCTGCGCGACGATGGCTGCGGCGTCCCGATCCCACCTGCGCGAGCCAACCGGCCTGATCTGTCCATAGCGATCGAACTGCATGCCCGCGCCGTGCGACTGCGCCACGCAGCCGCCGCAGCCGATGCAGCGCCCCGAGCGCACCATGCGGCGAGGCCCCGGCGCGCTCATGCAGCCACCGGCGCATTCAGCGCCTCGCGCAGGATCTCGCGGGACGCCGAACGCAACGATTCGATGCGCGATTCGATGCCCGCTGCGAGCGGCTTGTCGAGCAGGCGCGAGATGCCCTGCATCGCGCTGGACGCATCGACCAGATGCCGTTCACCGCCGACCTGCCGCATCAGGCATCGGAGTTTCGTGCCGCGATACCACGACGCCTCGCACGCGAACGGTCGCTGGAAACGCAGCGCGAACACGCAGCCGTGGAAGAACGTCGTCGCCACCGCGCCCGCGTTCGCCATGAACGCGGCGAACTCATGCGGACCGGCGTCGATCCATTGCCGGTCCGCCCAGTCGTTGCGGTAGCCGATACTCACCACCGGCCAGCCGCGACGTCGCGCCCATGCGTGGACCGAACTCGCAAAGCCGGGAGAGAAGCCGTGGCCGTACAGCGCGACGTAAGCGTGCTCTTCGGGACCGCGCCAGGATTCGTCACGCGCCGGAGGGAACGCAAGGCAGGGGTCGAGAACGACGGGTACGTCCGTTCCCAATGCGCGGCTCACGATCGAACGCGATGCCTCGTCACGCACGCATATCGCATCGAAGGCGCGCAGCCGCTGCGCCCACGCGCGGTCGAGTCCGCCGGATTCGTCGTGATGCCCGAAGCTTGCCGCGTACGCGACCATGAGCGGTGCCTTCAGGCCTTCGCCGTAGAAGATGGGAACGCGCCCATACCAGGGATGCGACAGGTTCCAGACTTCATCGCTGCCGACGACGACCGCGTCGAACTCCGGCATGCGCTCGGGCGCGTCGAGCGGAAAGCGCGGCGACCTCGGCAGCGCTTCGAACGCCTCGAAGAAGCGCGATACCTTGCGCCGGTATACCGCGCGATCGCCCCGTTGTCCGGGCACCGGACGCAACGCGCACTTCCACTCGGCGCGATCCACACGCCCGCTTGCGTGATCCAGCAGCACGGCGTCATGGCCAAGCGAGCGCAAGCCCTCGAGCAGGCAACGCGCCTGCCAGTAGCTCCCGTAATTGATGCAGCGATGGAAGGTGAGTACACCGGTCTTCACGGACCCGTCCCCGCAATGTGTCGAATCTGCAGCGGTCGCGCCCGCTCGTGCTCGCCATGACCCGCCTGCTGCTCGTCCGCCATGCCAGTACCGATGCCAACGGTGTGCGTCTTGCCGGACGTACCGCCGGAATCGCGCTGAACGAGGAAGGACGCGCCCAGGCGCGATGGCTTGCCGCGCGCCTGGCGAGACTCCCCGTCGCGGCGGTTTACAGCAGTCCGTTGCAACGCGCGATGGAAACCGCTCGATCGATTGCGACGTTAGTGGGATGCGATGTCGAACCTCGTGAAGAATTTCTCGAAATCGAGTTCGGTCGATGGACCGGGCTCGACTTCGCGGAACTCTCGCGCGACGTGCGCTTCGACCGGTTCAACCGTTTCCGCAGCTGTGCGGACGTGCCCGGTGGCGAGAACATGCTGCAGGCGCAGGCGCGCATGGTCGCGGGCCTGTCGCGCGTGCGCGATGGCCATCCGCACGAATGCGTGGTCGTGGTGAGTCATGGCGATCTCATCCGCGCGGCGATTGCGTACTACGCGGGAATCGCGCTCGACATGTTCCAGCGCATCGAGATTGCCACCGGTTCGGTAAGCGAAATCGAACTCGGCGACGACCATGTACGCATCGTGCGAATCAACGAAACCGACGCCAGAGTGTGAAAGCCATGTCGGTCGAGCCCATCCGTTTCTTCTCGCCGGTTTAAAACGCGGCGTGCAAGACTGGCTTCGTACCTGATGGGGCGATCCCTGGAGTCACGAAGCGGAACCGATGACGTGGCAACGTGCCGGTCGCCCATTCCACTCAGGTAATGGAGGTGGACACCGGCTACACATCAGCACGGCATCGAACCCCGTTACTCAGACGGTTCGTGCGCAGACGTTGCATCCTGCACAAGGCTTCCCCGCGGTGATGGCGAACTGATCCGCAGGCAAGCGCGAACCGTCGCCTCGTATTGGACGAGGCCGGTGTTGAGCGTCAGCCGGGCATGCCTGGCGACGACAAGAACGCTACAGCCGCCCGTTACCCGCCGCGCGCAGGACGTGTCATTCCCGTCCGCGCCGGCGGATCAAACAGCCCGACGAAGTGCGCCGTTGCAGTCCGGCGCGGGTTTCGTTCGGCTCCCAGAACACCGGGCCGCCGCGCGCAGCGATGCACGCGGGCACCCGAAGCACATAGGGAACGGATATGGACGGCGTAGAACGGAACAAACACGCGCGGCGCAGGGCGCTGGTGGCCGGTGGCGCGGGATTCCTCGGAGCGCACCTGTGCCGCCGGCTGGTCGAGGACGGTTACGACGTGATCGCGATGGACAGCCTGGTCACCGGGCGGCTGAGCAACCTTGCCGAACTGCTCGACGATGCCATCGGCGAACATCGGCTGCGATTCGTGCGGCACGACGTCACCGAGCCCTTCGATATCGCGTCTTTCGATGCCCGCGCGGACATCGTCTTCAACCTCGCGTGCTGCGCCTCGCCGATCCATTACCAGGCCCAGCCGGTCCATACATTGAAGACGTGCCTGGAAGGCGCATTGAATCTGCTGCAACTGGCGCACCGCAACGGCGCGCGCATTTTCCAGGCTTCCACCAGCGAGGTCTACGGCGAGCCGGAAACGCATCCGCAGAAGGAGGCCTATCGCGGCGCGGTGAGCACTACGGGACCGCGTGCGTGTTACGACGAAGGCAAGCGCTGCGCCGAAACGCTGTTCTTCGACTACCGGCGCCAGCACGGCGTGCAGATCAAGGTCGCGCGCATCTTCAATACGTACGGGCCGTTCATGCGCGAGGACGATGGCCGCGTGGTGTCCAACCTGATCGTGCAGGCACTGCGAGACGAGCCGATGACCATCTACGGGGAAGGACTGCAGACGCGTTCGTTCTGCTACGTCGACGATCTCGTGAACGGCATCATGCGCCTGATGGACACGCCGTCCACGTTCACCGGGCCGGTGAATCTCGGTAATCCGGTGGAAGTCACGGTGCTGGAGCTTGCCGAACGGATCATCGCGCTGACCGGCTCGCGCTCGCGCCTGGTGCGCAAGCCGATACCGACCGACGATCCGACGCGCCGTTGTCCCGACATCTCGCTTGCACGCGCGCAACTGGGGTGGGAGCCGCGCGTCGCACTGGACGACGGCCTGCGGCGCACGATCGCGTGGTTCGCCATGCAGGAAGCCTCGCGCAACGCGCGCGTCCGGGAGGTGGATCGTGACTGCGCATGATCGCGGCAATGGCGGTTCGGCCGCGCGCGGTCGCGTGCTCATCACCGGCGGCGCAGGCTTCGTCGGGTCGCACCTGGCCGATGAGCTGCTGGCCCATGGCTATCAGGTGCGCGTGCTCGACGTGCTCGCCGCGCAGGTGCATGGCGACGACGCACAATGGCCGGGCTACCTGTCCGCCGAAGTCGAACGCATGCAGGGCGACGTGCGCGACGCGGATGCCGTTCGCGCCGCGCTGGAGGACGTGGACCGCGTGTTCCACCTCGCCGCCGCCGTGGGCGTGGGGCAGAGCATGTACGAGATCGAGCATTACACCGACGTCAACAACCGCGGAACGGCCGTGCTGCTCGAAGCGCTGTCGCGTTCGCCGGTGAAGAAGCTGGTGGTGGCCTCGAGCATGAGCGTCTACGGCGAAGGCTTGTACGTCGATGCGGACGGTCGCACCGTCTCGCCATCGGAGCGCGATGCCGACGCGCTGCGCGGTGGCGACTGGGAGCTGCGTGCGGGCGGCAAGCCGCTGACGCCGGTGCCGACGCACGAAGGCAAGCCGCCGATGCCGACGTCGGTTTATGCGCTTTCCAAACTCGATCAGGAACGGTTATGCCTGATCGTCGGGCAGGCATACGGCATTCCGACCACGGCGCTGCGCTTTTTCAACATCTACGGAACGCGGCAGGCGCTGTCCAATCCGTACACCGGCGTGCTGGCGATCTTCGCGGCCCGCTACATGAACGGCAAACCGCCGCGCATCTTCGAGGACGGGCAGCAACGCCGCGATTTCGTGCACGTAAGCGATATCGCGCGCGCGTGCCGCCTCGCGCTGGAATCGGACGACGCAACGGGGCGCGCGATCAACGTCGGCAGCGGCGTGTCGGTATCGATTGCCGATGTCGCGCACGCGATGGCGAAGGCGCTGGACATCGACGACCTGCCGCCGGAGATCACCGGGCAGTTTCGCGTCGGCGACATCCGGCACTGCTTCGCCGATATCACGCTCGCGCGTGAACTGCTCGGTTATGCACCGCGCGTGACGCTCGAACAGGGCCTTGTCGAACTCGTCGAGTGGATGCAGCACCAGCAGGCCGTCGACCGCGTGGATGCGGCCGCGGCCGAACTGGCGAGCCGGGGGCTGCAACGATGAACGCGCGCATGCCTCCCCAGCATCCCAGCCACGACGCACCCGCGCTGATCACCGGCGGCGCCGGCTTCATCGGCACCAACCTCGCGACGCGCCTGCTGGAATCCGGCCGTCGTGTGGTGGTCTTGGACAACCTGTCGCGCCCGGGCGTCGAAGCGAACGCGCATTGGCTGTGGCATCGATTCGGCGACCGCGTCGAGATTCAGGTCGGCGACGTTCGCGATGCCGAACGCGTGCGCGGCCTCGTGGCGAACGCCTCGGAGGTGTTCCATTTCGCGGCGCAGGTCGCGGTGACGTCGAGCTTGATCGATCCGCGCAACGATTTCGATGTCAACCTTGGCGGTACGCTCAACGTGCTCGAAGCCATGCGCGCGCTCGAAGCGCCGCCGTCGCTGGTATTCACCTCGACCAACAAGGTGTACGGCGCGCTGGACGACATCGCGCTGGAGCGCGCCGGCGATCGCTACGCGCCGCGCGATGACGCGTTGGGCGAAGCGGGCGTCGACGAGTCGCGGCCACTGGATTTCCATAGTCCGTACGGCTGTTCGAAAGGCGGCGCGGATCAATACGTGCTCGATTACGCGCGAAGCTTCGGTCTGCCGGCTGCGCTGTTCCGCATGAGTTGCATCTACGGTCCGCATCAGTGCGGCAACGAGGACCAGGGCTGGGTCGCGCATTTCCTGCGTCGGGCGTTGGCGCGCGAGCCGATCACGCTGTATGGCGATGGCCGGCAGGTGCGCGACATCCTGTTCGTCGAGGATCTCGCCGACGCGTTCGTGCGCTGCCAGGCGCGCATGCACGAGCTCGCCGGGCGTGCGTTCAACATGGGCGGCGGGCCGTCGAACGCGCTGAGCCTGCGCGAAGTGCTCGATGTCATCGCCGGGCTGACCGGTCGCGTGCCGCGCATCGAGTACGGCCCGTGGCGCGTCGGCGATCAGCGCTGGTACGTCTCCGATACGCGGGCATTCCGGCGCGCCACGGGTTGGGCGCCGTCGGTCGCCGCGCGAGACGGGATCGGCCGGCTCCACGATTGGCTGCTCGAAACCACGATGCCGCCGCGCGTACATGCGCCGGCCCCGGCGACGTCACGGACGCACGCCGCATGAGCACGATGCGCTCGGCGGTGTTCGACGGGGAGGGGCGCATCCGCGTCGCGCGCACGTCCCGGCCGGAGCCCGGCCACGGCGAGGTGCGTGTGCGGCTGCACGGGTGCGGCGTGTGCGCGTCGAACCTGCCGGTGTGGGCGGGGCGGCCGTGGTTCCAGTATCCCTTCGAGCCCGGCGCGCCCGGGCACGAAGGCTGGGGCGAGATCGACGCGGTGGGCGAGGGCATCGACGACTGGCACAGCGGCGATGTCGTTGCGCTGCTCTCGACGCGCGCGTATGCCGAGTACGACATCGCGCGCGCCGACGCCCTGGCGAAGCTGCCGGTGACGTTCGCCTCGCGCGACCTGCCCGGCGAGCCGCTCGCGTGCGCGATGAACATAT from Lysobacter auxotrophicus encodes the following:
- a CDS encoding UDP-glucuronic acid decarboxylase family protein — translated: MDGVERNKHARRRALVAGGAGFLGAHLCRRLVEDGYDVIAMDSLVTGRLSNLAELLDDAIGEHRLRFVRHDVTEPFDIASFDARADIVFNLACCASPIHYQAQPVHTLKTCLEGALNLLQLAHRNGARIFQASTSEVYGEPETHPQKEAYRGAVSTTGPRACYDEGKRCAETLFFDYRRQHGVQIKVARIFNTYGPFMREDDGRVVSNLIVQALRDEPMTIYGEGLQTRSFCYVDDLVNGIMRLMDTPSTFTGPVNLGNPVEVTVLELAERIIALTGSRSRLVRKPIPTDDPTRRCPDISLARAQLGWEPRVALDDGLRRTIAWFAMQEASRNARVREVDRDCA
- a CDS encoding Coenzyme F420 hydrogenase/dehydrogenase, beta subunit C-terminal domain, which gives rise to MSAPGPRRMVRSGRCIGCGGCVAQSHGAGMQFDRYGQIRPVGSRRWDRDAAAIVAQTCPFASCVPDEDRLAASLFADAPAHDAATGRYVAAYVGHAIEGGYRDRGSSGGLVSWVACELLRSGRVDAVAHVHACEDPEASGRLFDYRLSRSETDVRRGAGSRYYPVEMSAALRTMLDEPGRYAVVGIPCFVKAVQLMRRRHPQLRERIVHTMGLFCGHMKSARFAESLAWQMGANGDDIRHVDFRRKHPDRAANQYHARIQLRDGRTLGRDWWPLVDGDWGAGFFMDAACNLCDDVMAETADISFGDAWVEPYSSDWRGHNVVVVRTRELDGMLRYARDAGRIALDEVDAAFVAATQAAGLRQRREGLSYRLSKRSDAPPKRVPPDANAATPERRRIYALRAGTSRWSHRMFGIARATRIRAIYLVWARVALTVYHAFAYRRGRLGALVNRLGPG
- a CDS encoding NAD-dependent epimerase/dehydratase family protein produces the protein MTAHDRGNGGSAARGRVLITGGAGFVGSHLADELLAHGYQVRVLDVLAAQVHGDDAQWPGYLSAEVERMQGDVRDADAVRAALEDVDRVFHLAAAVGVGQSMYEIEHYTDVNNRGTAVLLEALSRSPVKKLVVASSMSVYGEGLYVDADGRTVSPSERDADALRGGDWELRAGGKPLTPVPTHEGKPPMPTSVYALSKLDQERLCLIVGQAYGIPTTALRFFNIYGTRQALSNPYTGVLAIFAARYMNGKPPRIFEDGQQRRDFVHVSDIARACRLALESDDATGRAINVGSGVSVSIADVAHAMAKALDIDDLPPEITGQFRVGDIRHCFADITLARELLGYAPRVTLEQGLVELVEWMQHQQAVDRVDAAAAELASRGLQR
- a CDS encoding SDR family NAD(P)-dependent oxidoreductase, translating into MDAAPAGRRPRGCGRGRTGEPGAATMNARMPPQHPSHDAPALITGGAGFIGTNLATRLLESGRRVVVLDNLSRPGVEANAHWLWHRFGDRVEIQVGDVRDAERVRGLVANASEVFHFAAQVAVTSSLIDPRNDFDVNLGGTLNVLEAMRALEAPPSLVFTSTNKVYGALDDIALERAGDRYAPRDDALGEAGVDESRPLDFHSPYGCSKGGADQYVLDYARSFGLPAALFRMSCIYGPHQCGNEDQGWVAHFLRRALAREPITLYGDGRQVRDILFVEDLADAFVRCQARMHELAGRAFNMGGGPSNALSLREVLDVIAGLTGRVPRIEYGPWRVGDQRWYVSDTRAFRRATGWAPSVAARDGIGRLHDWLLETTMPPRVHAPAPATSRTHAA
- a CDS encoding polysaccharide pyruvyl transferase family protein, producing MKTGVLTFHRCINYGSYWQARCLLEGLRSLGHDAVLLDHASGRVDRAEWKCALRPVPGQRGDRAVYRRKVSRFFEAFEALPRSPRFPLDAPERMPEFDAVVVGSDEVWNLSHPWYGRVPIFYGEGLKAPLMVAYAASFGHHDESGGLDRAWAQRLRAFDAICVRDEASRSIVSRALGTDVPVVLDPCLAFPPARDESWRGPEEHAYVALYGHGFSPGFASSVHAWARRRGWPVVSIGYRNDWADRQWIDAGPHEFAAFMANAGAVATTFFHGCVFALRFQRPFACEASWYRGTKLRCLMRQVGGERHLVDASSAMQGISRLLDKPLAAGIESRIESLRSASREILREALNAPVAA
- a CDS encoding histidine phosphatase family protein; this encodes MTRLLLVRHASTDANGVRLAGRTAGIALNEEGRAQARWLAARLARLPVAAVYSSPLQRAMETARSIATLVGCDVEPREEFLEIEFGRWTGLDFAELSRDVRFDRFNRFRSCADVPGGENMLQAQARMVAGLSRVRDGHPHECVVVVSHGDLIRAAIAYYAGIALDMFQRIEIATGSVSEIELGDDHVRIVRINETDARV